A window of Candidatus Izemoplasma sp. contains these coding sequences:
- the ychF gene encoding redox-regulated ATPase YchF, giving the protein MGLTAGIVGLPNVGKSTLFNAITKSEVLSANYPFATIDPNVGVVEVPDKRLQILSDMVQPKKTIPTIFEFTDIAGIVKGASKGEGLGNQFLSHIREVDAIVQVVRAFDDPNITHVDGSINPIRDIETINLELIFADLEVVEKRIPKVEKKAQLKVDDESVLEYNILKEIQTVLLEDRPIRSMSFTKEQQKMIKHFNFLTAKPIVYVANIHEDDVLDYEDNDYVKQIETFAKNEKSDVVVISAKIEAELSELDEEEKAMFLEDLGLEESGLDKLIRHSYDLLGLATFFTAGPKEVRAWTFKKGMKAPECAGVIHTDFAKGFIRAETIPFDAYVKYNGEQGAKEAGAFRLEGKEYIVKDGDIMHYRFNL; this is encoded by the coding sequence ATTATCCGTTTGCGACAATTGATCCGAATGTCGGAGTTGTAGAAGTACCCGATAAACGTCTACAAATACTCAGTGACATGGTGCAACCTAAAAAAACAATTCCAACCATTTTTGAATTTACCGACATTGCTGGTATTGTAAAAGGCGCTTCAAAAGGAGAAGGACTTGGTAATCAATTCTTAAGTCATATCCGTGAAGTAGACGCAATTGTACAGGTTGTACGAGCATTTGATGATCCGAATATTACTCATGTTGATGGCAGTATTAATCCTATTCGTGATATTGAAACAATTAATTTAGAGTTAATCTTTGCTGATCTAGAAGTTGTTGAAAAACGCATCCCTAAGGTTGAAAAGAAAGCACAACTAAAAGTTGATGATGAAAGTGTTCTAGAGTATAATATCTTAAAAGAGATTCAAACTGTTTTATTAGAAGATAGACCGATTCGTTCAATGTCGTTTACAAAAGAACAACAAAAAATGATCAAACATTTTAATTTCTTAACAGCTAAACCAATTGTGTATGTGGCTAACATTCATGAAGATGATGTATTAGATTATGAAGATAACGATTATGTCAAACAAATTGAGACATTTGCAAAAAATGAAAAAAGTGATGTTGTTGTTATTAGTGCCAAGATTGAGGCAGAATTATCTGAGTTGGATGAAGAAGAAAAAGCGATGTTTTTAGAAGACTTGGGATTAGAGGAATCAGGACTTGATAAATTGATTAGACACAGTTATGACTTACTTGGTCTAGCAACATTTTTCACAGCGGGACCAAAAGAAGTTAGAGCATGGACCTTTAAAAAAGGCATGAAAGCACCTGAATGTGCTGGTGTTATTCATACTGATTTTGCAAAGGGGTTTATCCGAGCCGAAACGATACCGTTTGATGCTTATGTTAAATATAATGGTGAACAAGGCGCTAAAGAAGCTGGTGCTTTCCGCTTAGAAGGAAAAGAATATATTGTAAAAGATGGCGATATTATGCACTATCGTTTTAATCTATAA
- a CDS encoding PhzF family phenazine biosynthesis protein, whose product MTIFHATAFPKTKDGGNKAGVVYPADDLSKAEMQAIAKELNYSETAFVLNSRLADFKVWFFTPTEQVDLCGHATIATFNMLRDKGVIAPGMYTQQTEVGILKLDVHEDEVYMQQKNPLFGETVSNRVIRHCFEEKDFIKDKNKIQIVSTGLREIFVPIKDVKTMNQLTPKFKKMTQVANQYRVIGLHLFSFDENGQLYGRNFAPGVGINEESATGTSNGALACYLYRYRDDKKTEYSLYQGFSMNLPSEIKVKLEIDHRQDIKTVWVGGKAIKLKEELR is encoded by the coding sequence ATGACAATATTTCACGCAACAGCTTTTCCTAAAACTAAAGACGGTGGGAACAAAGCAGGGGTTGTGTATCCCGCAGACGATTTAAGTAAAGCTGAGATGCAAGCCATCGCGAAAGAATTAAATTATAGTGAAACAGCATTTGTTTTAAACAGTCGATTGGCAGACTTTAAAGTATGGTTTTTCACGCCAACTGAACAAGTTGATTTATGTGGACATGCCACGATTGCAACCTTTAATATGTTAAGAGATAAAGGGGTTATCGCACCCGGCATGTATACTCAACAAACAGAAGTTGGAATTTTAAAACTGGATGTACATGAAGATGAAGTGTACATGCAACAGAAGAACCCTTTGTTTGGTGAAACAGTAAGTAATCGTGTTATCAGACATTGCTTTGAGGAAAAAGACTTTATCAAAGACAAAAATAAAATACAAATTGTATCAACAGGGTTACGAGAGATATTTGTCCCTATAAAAGATGTTAAGACAATGAATCAACTTACACCCAAGTTTAAGAAAATGACACAAGTTGCTAATCAATATCGTGTCATTGGTCTCCATTTGTTCAGTTTTGATGAGAATGGCCAACTATATGGCCGTAATTTTGCACCAGGTGTTGGGATTAATGAAGAGAGTGCTACTGGGACATCAAATGGAGCGTTGGCTTGTTATCTATATCGATATAGAGATGATAAGAAAACTGAATATAGCTTATACCAAGGATTTAGTATGAATTTACCTAGTGAGATTAAAGTGAAATTAGAGATTGACCATCGCCAAGATATAAAAACAGTATGGGTTGGTGGAAAGGCCATTAAATTGAAAGAGGAATTACGATAA